One window of Streptococcus troglodytae genomic DNA carries:
- the trpX gene encoding tryptophan ABC transporter substrate-binding protein codes for MKNKRLLGVLLALAVLVIGVLVYQSVDKQNGKNSQSGTFKVGVLQYVSHNALDEIYRGIKAGLKEEGYSGKKIKIDFMNAEGDQSKVQTMSQTLVNHKNDVLVGIATPAAQGLASATKETPIIMGAVTDPVGAKLVKDLKKPNGNVTGVSDKTPISAQVDLIKKLTPDVKTVGILYSSSEDNSKSQVEEFKKIAEKKGYKVLEYSVPSTNEITATMNVMLDKADAVWIPLDNTIASAFPTVVSAAKTAKKPIYPSVDTMVTEGGLASVVVDQYKLGVATGKMAVKVFEGKKVSQLPVDIFDKGTPVVNTKVAKELGIDIPADILNKAKQRKN; via the coding sequence ATGAAAAATAAACGTTTATTGGGCGTTTTATTAGCTCTAGCTGTACTTGTTATTGGTGTTTTGGTTTACCAGTCCGTTGACAAACAAAATGGGAAGAATTCACAATCAGGAACTTTTAAAGTTGGCGTGCTCCAATATGTCAGTCACAATGCGCTAGATGAGATTTATCGTGGTATTAAGGCTGGTCTTAAAGAAGAAGGCTATTCTGGCAAAAAAATCAAAATTGATTTTATGAATGCTGAAGGTGATCAAAGCAAAGTACAAACCATGAGTCAGACCTTAGTCAATCATAAAAATGATGTTCTCGTTGGTATTGCTACGCCAGCAGCGCAAGGTTTAGCCAGTGCAACCAAAGAGACACCAATTATTATGGGAGCTGTGACTGATCCCGTTGGTGCCAAATTGGTTAAAGATTTGAAAAAACCAAATGGAAATGTAACGGGTGTTTCAGACAAGACACCGATCAGTGCTCAAGTTGATTTAATCAAAAAATTAACGCCAGATGTCAAAACAGTTGGTATCCTCTATTCTAGCAGTGAAGATAATTCAAAATCCCAAGTGGAAGAATTTAAAAAAATTGCTGAGAAAAAAGGTTACAAGGTTCTGGAATATTCTGTTCCTTCAACCAATGAAATTACGGCAACCATGAATGTTATGCTGGACAAGGCAGATGCTGTCTGGATTCCTTTGGACAATACAATTGCCAGTGCCTTTCCAACAGTGGTGTCAGCGGCTAAAACAGCTAAAAAGCCTATCTATCCAAGTGTTGATACCATGGTAACAGAAGGTGGACTTGCTTCGGTTGTTGTAGATCAGTATAAATTGGGTGTTGCTACTGGTAAAATGGCTGTTAAAGTGTTTGAAGGTAAAAAAGTTTCACAACTTCCTGTTGATATTTTTGATAAAGGAACTCCAGTTGTGAATACAAAAGTTGCCAAAGAGTTAGGCATTGATATCCCAGCTGATATTTTGAACAAAGCAAAACAGCGAAAGAATTAA
- the alsS gene encoding acetolactate synthase AlsS, protein MTEINKEDYGADLIVDSLINHDVNYVFGIPGAKIDRVFDTLEDKGPELIVARHEQNAAFMAQGIGRITGEPGVVITTSGPGVSNLATGLVTATAEGDPVLAIGGQVKRADLLKRAHQSMNNVAMLAPITKYSAEIQDPATLSENIANAYRLAKSGKPGASFLSIPQDVTDSPVTVKAIKPLTDPKLGSASVADINYLAQAIKNAVLPVLLLGNGASTAAVTASIRRLLGAVKLPVVETFQGAGIVSRDLEEDTFFGRVGLFRNQPGDMLLKRSDLVIAIGYDPIEYEARNWNAEISARIIVIDVAPAEIDTYFQPERELIGDIAETLDLLLPAISGYSLPKGSLDYLKGLRDNVVEDVKFDKTVKSGLVHPLDVVDVLQKQTRDDMTVTVDVGSHYIWMARYFKSYEARHLLFSNGMQTLGVALPWAISAALVRPNEKIISISGDGGFLFSGQELETAVRLHLPIVHIIWNDGKYNMVEFQEEMKYGRSSGVDFGSVDFVKYADSFGAKGYRADSKEKFDQVLQTALKEAENGPVLIDVPMDYKDNVKLGETILPDEFY, encoded by the coding sequence ATGACCGAAATAAATAAGGAAGACTATGGGGCTGACCTGATTGTAGACAGCCTCATTAATCATGATGTCAACTATGTTTTTGGAATCCCTGGTGCAAAAATTGATCGTGTCTTTGATACCTTAGAAGATAAGGGGCCAGAACTTATTGTAGCACGCCATGAGCAAAATGCTGCTTTTATGGCTCAGGGAATTGGCCGTATTACTGGTGAGCCTGGTGTTGTGATTACAACCAGCGGTCCCGGTGTTTCCAATCTGGCGACTGGTCTTGTTACTGCGACAGCTGAGGGAGATCCTGTCCTTGCTATTGGTGGTCAGGTTAAACGTGCTGATTTGCTCAAACGGGCTCACCAGTCAATGAATAATGTTGCTATGCTTGCTCCCATTACTAAATATTCAGCAGAAATTCAGGATCCTGCAACACTTTCAGAAAATATTGCCAATGCTTATCGTTTAGCTAAATCGGGAAAACCGGGAGCTAGTTTCTTATCTATTCCTCAAGATGTAACTGATAGTCCTGTTACTGTTAAGGCGATTAAACCCTTGACAGATCCTAAGTTAGGTTCAGCGTCAGTTGCTGATATTAATTATTTGGCACAGGCCATAAAAAATGCGGTCCTTCCTGTCTTACTTTTAGGAAATGGTGCGTCAACGGCTGCAGTTACAGCTTCTATTCGCCGTTTGTTAGGGGCTGTCAAGCTGCCAGTCGTTGAAACTTTCCAAGGAGCTGGTATTGTTTCAAGAGATTTAGAAGAGGATACTTTTTTTGGTCGTGTGGGACTTTTTCGTAATCAGCCCGGAGATATGCTGCTGAAACGTTCTGACTTAGTTATTGCTATTGGCTATGATCCTATTGAATATGAAGCACGCAATTGGAATGCTGAAATTTCGGCTCGCATTATTGTTATTGATGTTGCTCCAGCTGAAATTGATACTTATTTCCAACCTGAACGTGAATTAATTGGTGATATAGCTGAAACACTTGATTTACTCTTACCTGCTATTAGTGGTTACTCGCTTCCAAAAGGTTCTCTTGACTATCTCAAAGGTCTTCGTGATAATGTAGTAGAAGATGTCAAATTTGATAAGACAGTCAAATCCGGTCTGGTTCATCCGCTTGATGTGGTTGATGTCCTTCAAAAGCAGACAAGAGATGATATGACAGTAACGGTTGATGTTGGCAGCCATTATATTTGGATGGCTCGTTATTTTAAAAGCTATGAAGCACGGCACTTACTTTTCTCAAATGGCATGCAAACCTTAGGTGTTGCTTTACCTTGGGCAATTTCGGCAGCTCTTGTACGGCCAAATGAGAAGATTATTTCTATTTCAGGTGATGGTGGTTTCCTCTTTTCTGGTCAAGAATTAGAAACAGCTGTCCGTTTGCATTTGCCAATTGTTCATATCATTTGGAATGATGGTAAATACAATATGGTTGAATTCCAAGAAGAAATGAAATATGGCCGTTCATCAGGTGTTGATTTTGGTTCTGTTGATTTTGTCAAGTATGCGGATAGTTTCGGTGCTAAAGGTTACCGTGCTGATAGTAAAGAAAAGTTTGATCAAGTCCTTCAAACGGCACTCAAGGAAGCTGAAAATGGTCCAGTTCTCATTGATGTTCCAATGGACTATAAGGATAATGTAAAATTGGGTGAAACTATTTTGCCTGACGAATTCTACTAA
- a CDS encoding amino acid permease, which yields MSHQNTKNTTQEQDAKELENGMVRGLQNRHVQLIAIAGTIGTGLFLGAGRSISLTGPSIIIVYLLTGLFMFWMMRAMGEMLYHDPDQHTFINFITKYIGKDWGYFAGWSYWVSVIFLGMAEITAIAKYVQYWFPSWPAWIIQIVFLLILGSVNLIAVRVFGEAEFWFAMIKIIAILALIATAIVMLLTGFKTSQGPVSFANISKGFEMFPNGWMKFLVSFQMVFFAYQAIEFVGITVSETQNPRKVLPKAIQEIPMRIVIFYVGALIAIMTIFPWRALPSDTSPFVMVFKLAGIKWAAALINFVVLTSAASALNSTLYSTGRHLYQLANEAPNQFMKRFKIGTLSRTGVPSKAIIFSAIVIAISAFINVLPGIKDAFALITASSSGVYIAIYVLTMLAHLKYRKSNDFMADGYLMPHYKILNPVTIIFMVFVFVTLFLQDSTYIGAIGATIWIAAFGFYSKFKFKNNR from the coding sequence ATGTCACATCAAAATACAAAAAATACGACACAGGAACAGGATGCGAAAGAGCTTGAGAATGGCATGGTTCGTGGCTTACAAAATCGCCACGTTCAATTGATTGCCATTGCTGGAACCATCGGAACGGGACTTTTTCTAGGAGCCGGGCGTTCCATTTCATTAACAGGTCCCTCCATCATCATCGTTTATCTCTTAACAGGACTTTTCATGTTTTGGATGATGCGTGCAATGGGGGAAATGCTTTATCATGATCCTGACCAGCATACTTTTATCAATTTTATTACCAAATACATCGGTAAAGACTGGGGCTATTTTGCGGGTTGGTCTTATTGGGTCTCTGTTATTTTCTTAGGAATGGCGGAAATCACAGCTATTGCCAAATATGTTCAGTACTGGTTCCCATCTTGGCCCGCTTGGATAATTCAGATTGTTTTTCTTTTAATATTAGGATCTGTTAATTTAATTGCTGTTCGTGTTTTTGGCGAAGCAGAATTCTGGTTTGCCATGATTAAAATCATTGCCATTTTAGCATTGATTGCAACAGCTATCGTCATGTTACTGACTGGTTTTAAAACGAGTCAGGGACCAGTTAGTTTTGCCAATATTTCTAAGGGATTTGAAATGTTTCCCAACGGTTGGATGAAATTCCTCGTGTCTTTCCAAATGGTCTTCTTTGCTTATCAGGCTATTGAATTTGTTGGGATTACCGTATCCGAGACACAAAATCCCAGAAAGGTGTTACCAAAAGCTATTCAAGAAATTCCAATGCGAATTGTGATTTTTTATGTCGGTGCCTTAATCGCCATTATGACCATTTTCCCATGGAGAGCATTACCATCAGATACATCACCATTTGTCATGGTCTTCAAATTGGCCGGTATCAAATGGGCGGCTGCCTTAATCAACTTTGTTGTATTGACTTCTGCAGCATCCGCTTTGAATTCGACACTCTATTCAACTGGTCGGCACCTTTATCAATTAGCTAATGAAGCACCTAATCAATTTATGAAACGCTTCAAAATTGGAACACTTTCACGAACTGGTGTGCCAAGTAAGGCCATTATTTTCTCAGCTATTGTTATTGCTATTTCAGCTTTTATCAATGTACTGCCTGGAATAAAAGACGCTTTTGCTTTGATTACTGCGTCTTCTTCTGGTGTTTACATTGCCATTTATGTTTTGACCATGTTAGCTCATCTGAAATATCGCAAGTCAAATGATTTCATGGCAGACGGCTACTTAATGCCTCACTATAAAATATTAAATCCTGTCACAATTATTTTTATGGTCTTTGTTTTTGTAACTTTGTTCTTACAAGACTCAACCTATATCGGAGCCATTGGAGCAACTATTTGGATTGCTGCCTTTGGTTTCTACAGTAAGTTTAAATTTAAAAACAATAGATGA
- a CDS encoding dTDP-4-dehydrorhamnose 3,5-epimerase family protein, which produces MTEEQFFGKELAARKIDAIPGMIEFDIPVHGDNRGWFKENFQREKMVPLGFPESFFTEGKLQNNVSFSRKNVLRGLHAEPWDKYISVADEGKVLGSWVDLREGDSFGHVYQTVIDASKGIFVPRGVANGFQVLSDKVSYSYLVNDYWALELKPKYAFVNYADPTLGIKWENLAEAQVSEADKNHPLLKDVNPLKAEDL; this is translated from the coding sequence ATGACTGAAGAACAATTTTTTGGCAAGGAATTAGCAGCACGTAAGATTGATGCTATTCCTGGTATGATTGAATTTGATATTCCGGTTCACGGCGATAACCGCGGTTGGTTCAAAGAAAATTTTCAAAGGGAAAAAATGGTGCCGCTAGGTTTTCCGGAAAGCTTCTTTACAGAAGGCAAATTGCAAAATAATGTTAGTTTTTCCCGTAAGAATGTTTTACGCGGTCTGCATGCAGAACCATGGGATAAATACATTTCAGTAGCAGATGAAGGAAAGGTTCTCGGTTCTTGGGTTGACCTGCGTGAAGGCGATAGTTTTGGTCATGTTTACCAGACAGTTATTGATGCTTCCAAGGGTATCTTTGTTCCCCGCGGTGTGGCTAATGGTTTCCAAGTCTTATCTGACAAGGTTTCTTACAGTTATCTCGTTAATGACTACTGGGCGCTTGAACTTAAACCAAAATACGCTTTCGTCAACTATGCTGATCCAACATTAGGAATTAAATGGGAAAATCTAGCAGAAGCGCAAGTCTCAGAAGCGGATAAAAATCACCCATTGCTCAAGGATGTTAACCCATTAAAAGCAGAAGATTTGTAG
- a CDS encoding ABC transporter permease — MLLSTISQGFLWSILGLGIFMTFRILDFPDMTTEGSFPLGGAVAVSLITQGMNPLLATIIASLSGCLAGLAAGLLYTKGKIPTLLSGILVMTSCHSVMLMIMGRANIGLLDAKKLQDLLPFSGEINLLSLGLIFVFLVVGAMIFFLNTRLGQAYIATGDNHDMAKSFGIHTDKMELMGLILSNGIIALSGALISQQDGYADVSKGIGVIVIGLASIIIGEVLFSTSLTLLERLLAIVVGSVLYQFLILAVISMGFKTNYLKLFSALVLAICLMIPELKKKFFKGVKLSR; from the coding sequence ATGTTACTTTCAACCATTTCTCAAGGTTTTCTTTGGTCTATTTTAGGTTTAGGTATTTTTATGACCTTTCGCATTTTAGATTTTCCTGATATGACAACGGAAGGTTCCTTTCCCTTGGGAGGAGCAGTGGCTGTGAGTTTGATCACACAGGGAATGAATCCTTTATTAGCAACCATTATTGCAAGTCTGTCAGGCTGTTTGGCAGGGCTAGCAGCAGGACTTCTTTATACTAAAGGAAAAATTCCCACGCTTCTATCAGGAATTCTGGTTATGACCTCTTGTCATTCTGTTATGTTGATGATTATGGGACGGGCAAATATAGGTCTTCTAGATGCTAAAAAATTACAGGATCTCTTACCCTTTTCAGGAGAGATTAATCTCCTTAGTCTGGGTCTTATTTTTGTTTTTCTTGTCGTTGGCGCGATGATTTTCTTTCTTAATACGCGTCTGGGACAGGCCTACATTGCGACAGGTGATAATCATGATATGGCCAAGAGTTTTGGCATACATACAGATAAGATGGAATTAATGGGACTCATTTTATCTAACGGTATTATTGCCTTATCTGGTGCTCTGATTAGCCAGCAAGATGGTTATGCAGATGTTTCAAAAGGAATTGGTGTCATTGTTATTGGATTGGCTAGTATTATCATTGGTGAAGTTCTCTTTTCGACGAGTCTAACGTTATTGGAGCGTTTATTAGCTATTGTTGTTGGCTCTGTTCTCTATCAATTCTTGATTTTGGCTGTTATTTCAATGGGCTTTAAGACGAACTATCTCAAACTCTTCAGTGCTTTAGTCTTGGCTATCTGTCTTATGATTCCAGAGCTGAAAAAGAAATTCTTCAAAGGAGTGAAGTTATCACGATGA
- the rfbB gene encoding dTDP-glucose 4,6-dehydratase, whose amino-acid sequence MTEYKNIIVTGGAGFIGSNFVHYVYNNHPDVHVTVLDKLTYAGNRANLEEILGERVELVVGDIADSKLVDKLAAKADAIVHYAAESHNDNSLKDPSPFIYTNFVGTYTLLEAARKYDIRFHHVSTDEVYGDLPLREDLPGHGEGPGEKFTAETKYNPSSPYSSTKAASDLIVKAWVRSFGVKATISNCSNNYGPYQHIEKFIPRQITNILSGIKPKLYGEGKNVRDWIHTNDHSTGVWAILTKGRIGETYLIGADGEKNNKEVLELILEKMGQPKDAYDHVTDRAGHDLRYAIDSTKLREELSWKPQFTNFEEGLEDTIKWYTEHEDWWKAEKEAVEANYAKTQKILK is encoded by the coding sequence ATGACAGAATATAAAAACATTATCGTTACCGGTGGCGCTGGTTTCATCGGTTCAAACTTTGTCCACTACGTTTACAACAATCACCCAGACGTTCATGTGACTGTTCTTGACAAACTCACTTATGCTGGTAACCGTGCTAACCTTGAAGAAATTCTTGGCGAGCGTGTAGAGTTGGTTGTTGGGGACATCGCAGATAGCAAATTGGTAGACAAATTGGCTGCCAAAGCGGATGCTATTGTCCACTATGCGGCTGAAAGCCACAATGACAATTCACTCAAAGATCCATCACCGTTTATCTATACTAACTTTGTTGGAACGTACACCTTGTTGGAAGCTGCGCGCAAATACGATATCCGTTTCCACCACGTCTCAACTGATGAAGTTTACGGTGATCTTCCGCTGCGTGAAGATTTGCCGGGTCACGGTGAAGGTCCGGGTGAAAAATTTACAGCTGAAACGAAATACAATCCATCATCACCTTATTCATCAACCAAGGCAGCGTCTGACTTGATTGTTAAGGCTTGGGTACGTTCTTTCGGTGTGAAAGCAACCATTTCCAACTGTTCAAACAACTATGGACCTTATCAACACATTGAAAAATTTATTCCGCGTCAAATTACCAACATCCTGTCAGGCATCAAACCAAAACTCTATGGTGAAGGTAAGAACGTGCGTGATTGGATTCACACCAATGACCATTCAACAGGCGTTTGGGCAATTCTCACTAAAGGCCGCATCGGCGAAACTTATCTCATCGGTGCTGATGGTGAAAAGAACAACAAGGAAGTGCTTGAGCTTATCCTTGAAAAAATGGGTCAGCCAAAAGACGCATACGACCACGTAACAGATCGTGCAGGTCATGATCTTCGTTATGCCATTGATTCAACAAAACTGCGCGAGGAACTTAGCTGGAAACCACAATTCACTAATTTTGAAGAAGGCTTGGAAGATACTATTAAATGGTATACTGAGCATGAAGATTGGTGGAAAGCTGAAAAGGAAGCAGTCGAAGCCAACTATGCCAAAACACAAAAAATACTTAAATAA
- a CDS encoding ABC transporter ATP-binding protein produces the protein MTKIVELKNATVQVNNGFDDYKTILDDVSLDIYKHDFLTILGGNGAGKSTLFNVLAGTLPLTDGSISIMGEDVTAYPAEKRAKYLSRVFQDPKMGTAPRMTVAENLLIAKHRGEKRGLVSRHISAYKEEFQAVIDKIGNGLEKHLETPTGLLSGGQRQALSLLMATIKRPELLLLDEHTAALDPKTSVALMTLTEEFVKRDHLTALMITHRMEDALKYGNRLLVMKDGHIIQDLSAEEKAKMNISDYYGLFE, from the coding sequence ATGACTAAAATTGTTGAATTAAAGAACGCTACGGTTCAAGTTAACAATGGCTTTGATGATTATAAGACAATTCTTGATGATGTCAGTCTAGATATATACAAACATGATTTTTTGACCATTCTTGGTGGAAATGGAGCAGGGAAATCTACTCTCTTTAATGTCCTTGCTGGTACACTGCCGTTGACTGACGGCAGCATTTCTATTATGGGAGAAGATGTCACCGCCTATCCTGCTGAAAAGCGAGCAAAATACCTATCGCGTGTTTTTCAGGATCCTAAAATGGGGACTGCACCAAGAATGACAGTTGCGGAAAATCTCTTAATTGCCAAACACCGTGGTGAAAAGCGTGGGCTTGTCTCACGTCACATTAGTGCTTACAAAGAAGAGTTTCAAGCAGTCATTGATAAAATTGGTAATGGACTTGAAAAGCATCTAGAGACACCAACAGGCTTGCTGTCAGGTGGGCAAAGACAGGCGCTCAGTTTGCTTATGGCAACCATCAAACGTCCAGAGCTTTTGTTACTTGATGAGCATACAGCGGCTCTGGATCCTAAAACCAGTGTTGCTCTGATGACACTGACAGAAGAATTCGTGAAACGTGATCATCTAACAGCCCTCATGATTACTCATCGTATGGAAGATGCTCTTAAATATGGCAATCGCCTCTTGGTAATGAAAGATGGTCATATTATCCAAGATTTATCGGCCGAAGAAAAAGCAAAGATGAACATTTCAGATTATTACGGACTGTTTGAATAA
- the budA gene encoding acetolactate decarboxylase produces METNKLFQYNTLGALMAGLYDGSLTVGELLEYGDLGLGTLDSIDGELIVLDGKAYQAKGSGDKPEVVEVSDDMKVPYAAVIHHEAEVIFKQRFEMTDQELQKRIESYYDGENLFRSIKIHGTFAKMHVRMIPRSTPDEKFAEVATHQPEYRAENITGTIVGIWTPEIFHGVSVAGYHLHFISDDHTFGGHVMDYVISEGQVEVGAVDQLDQRFPVQDRQYLFAKFNAKDIRGDIDKAE; encoded by the coding sequence ATGGAAACCAACAAATTATTTCAATATAATACCTTAGGAGCGCTTATGGCAGGTCTCTATGATGGTTCTTTAACTGTGGGTGAGCTGTTAGAATATGGAGATTTAGGTTTAGGAACACTTGATTCTATTGATGGTGAATTAATTGTCCTAGATGGTAAAGCTTATCAGGCTAAAGGATCTGGTGATAAACCAGAAGTTGTTGAAGTGTCTGATGATATGAAAGTGCCTTATGCAGCTGTCATTCATCATGAAGCAGAGGTTATTTTTAAACAGCGTTTTGAAATGACAGATCAAGAATTGCAGAAACGCATTGAGTCTTACTATGATGGGGAGAATCTCTTTCGTTCGATTAAAATTCACGGGACCTTTGCTAAAATGCATGTACGTATGATTCCGCGTTCGACCCCTGATGAGAAATTTGCAGAAGTGGCAACACATCAGCCAGAATACAGAGCTGAAAATATTACCGGTACTATTGTTGGTATTTGGACACCTGAAATTTTTCATGGTGTCAGTGTGGCTGGTTATCATTTGCACTTTATTTCTGATGACCATACTTTTGGCGGCCACGTTATGGACTATGTTATTTCAGAAGGGCAGGTTGAAGTGGGTGCTGTTGATCAGTTAGATCAACGTTTCCCCGTTCAAGATCGGCAATATCTCTTTGCTAAATTTAACGCCAAAGATATTCGTGGTGATATTGACAAGGCAGAATAA
- a CDS encoding AI-2E family transporter has product MNKKSEKFNLSWFFKWFLDNKTVTVLLVLLLVFLDILVFTKISSIFRPLLSFLAVIMLPLVISALLYYLLKPIVDFIERRGTSRVMAITIVFVIIAGLLVWGIANFFPMLNEQLTSFIKYLPSYVRSVDAQVSKLLRNDLLASFRPQIEDAVTNFSQKAVDYAETFSKGAVTWAGNFASLIARVTVAIIISPFIVFYLLRDSSKMKEAFVSYLPTKIRQPIHRILGDVNRQLAGYVQGQVTVAIIVGFMFSIMFTVIGLRYAVTFGIIAGFLNMIPYLGSFLATIPVFILALVEGPVMVVKVALVFIVEQTIEGRFVSPLVLGSKLSIHPITIMFILLTAGSMFGVWGVFLGIPIYASIKVVVKEIFEWYKPISGLYEQEREDIEKDVK; this is encoded by the coding sequence GTGAATAAAAAAAGTGAAAAATTTAATCTTTCTTGGTTTTTTAAATGGTTCTTGGATAATAAAACCGTAACGGTCTTACTGGTTTTACTTTTAGTTTTTTTGGATATTCTTGTTTTTACCAAGATTAGTTCTATTTTTAGACCTCTTCTTTCTTTTTTAGCTGTCATCATGTTACCTTTGGTAATTTCAGCCTTACTTTACTACCTTTTAAAGCCTATTGTAGATTTTATTGAAAGACGGGGAACCAGCCGTGTGATGGCTATTACAATTGTCTTTGTTATCATAGCAGGGCTTCTTGTTTGGGGTATAGCCAATTTCTTTCCCATGCTTAATGAGCAACTGACTTCTTTTATTAAATACTTACCAAGTTATGTCAGGTCTGTAGATGCTCAGGTTTCAAAATTGTTGAGGAACGATTTGCTGGCTAGTTTTCGACCGCAAATTGAAGATGCAGTAACTAATTTTAGCCAGAAAGCTGTTGATTATGCGGAAACTTTTTCTAAAGGAGCAGTAACTTGGGCTGGGAATTTTGCATCGCTAATTGCACGTGTCACAGTAGCTATTATAATTTCTCCTTTCATTGTTTTTTATCTTTTACGTGATAGCAGTAAGATGAAAGAAGCTTTTGTATCTTATTTGCCTACTAAAATACGTCAGCCCATTCATCGTATTTTGGGTGATGTTAATCGGCAGCTGGCTGGTTATGTTCAAGGTCAAGTGACTGTTGCGATTATCGTTGGGTTTATGTTTTCTATTATGTTCACAGTTATTGGTTTGCGCTATGCAGTGACCTTTGGAATTATAGCGGGATTTTTAAATATGATTCCTTATCTAGGAAGTTTTTTAGCAACGATACCAGTTTTTATTTTGGCTCTTGTTGAAGGACCTGTTATGGTGGTGAAAGTAGCGCTTGTTTTTATTGTTGAACAAACCATTGAAGGGCGCTTTGTCTCTCCGCTTGTTCTTGGCAGCAAACTTAGTATTCATCCCATTACCATTATGTTTATTTTATTGACAGCAGGCTCAATGTTTGGTGTTTGGGGAGTTTTTTTGGGAATCCCTATTTATGCATCAATCAAGGTTGTCGTCAAAGAAATTTTTGAGTGGTATAAGCCTATTAGTGGCTTGTATGAGCAAGAAAGGGAGGATATTGAGAAAGATGTTAAATAG